In Sulfitobacter sp. W027, a single window of DNA contains:
- a CDS encoding tetratricopeptide repeat protein, giving the protein MALAQVPGEIVSQDALLEEVWQGRSVTPDSVAQCIAEIRRVLKDHDKRIVETVPRSGYRLVPPAPDAPLWSQRRGQLALLAVMVLCATALGFTLLRPAAPPGPPVIAVLPFDDFSPPKYQGYLSDAVSDNITTQLARYPQFLIISQRSSSAFRDSDLATSDIAERLGADFVLEGSQQYDGTDVRTTARLIDGATEASLWADEFDVPMDELLRANSRISRKIAHAVGEKVVDMAEPQIAAGDVSALLISNAAQSRIMRNFSKESLLVNIAEQEQSIRDYPESAWGPLGQALSLRIGLRYGWVEGDEDAIRRRMNDLARRAVELDPNNFLAFHALGRVLMFNRDVEGAISAFDRAVELNPSSSFARNALAQALSFVGRTEEALEEIADIELIDPIYGHDTNWTKARIQWQIGACDEALDTFTAAPSMPAAANKTLAAIYQCVGRADEAKAAIQAFLKEHPEWSVARERSVITGMWTAPGLADRWLSALAASGMPF; this is encoded by the coding sequence ATGGCGCTTGCCCAGGTGCCCGGTGAGATCGTGAGCCAGGATGCGCTGCTCGAAGAGGTCTGGCAGGGCCGTTCGGTAACTCCCGACAGCGTCGCGCAATGTATTGCGGAGATACGTCGGGTCCTCAAAGACCATGACAAGCGCATCGTTGAGACAGTCCCCCGGTCGGGGTATCGGCTGGTTCCGCCTGCGCCTGACGCACCGCTGTGGTCGCAACGCAGAGGGCAACTGGCCTTGCTTGCTGTCATGGTGCTCTGCGCGACCGCACTCGGCTTTACCCTGCTACGGCCCGCAGCGCCGCCGGGGCCGCCGGTCATCGCAGTCTTGCCGTTCGACGACTTCAGCCCGCCGAAATATCAAGGCTACTTGAGCGATGCCGTGAGCGACAATATCACAACCCAGCTGGCGCGCTATCCGCAGTTCTTGATTATCTCGCAGAGGTCGAGCTCTGCCTTCAGGGATTCCGATCTCGCCACGTCTGACATTGCCGAACGCCTTGGAGCCGACTTCGTCTTGGAAGGCAGCCAGCAATACGATGGCACGGATGTGCGCACAACGGCCCGGCTGATCGACGGTGCGACGGAAGCAAGCCTCTGGGCTGATGAATTCGACGTCCCTATGGATGAACTCCTGCGCGCGAATAGCCGGATCAGCCGCAAGATCGCCCATGCAGTTGGGGAAAAGGTCGTCGACATGGCCGAGCCGCAGATTGCAGCCGGTGATGTCAGCGCCCTGCTGATCTCAAACGCGGCACAAAGTAGAATTATGCGGAATTTCTCCAAGGAAAGTCTGCTGGTCAACATCGCGGAGCAGGAGCAATCCATTAGGGATTATCCCGAGTCCGCCTGGGGGCCACTCGGTCAGGCCCTGTCGCTGCGCATCGGGCTGCGCTACGGCTGGGTCGAAGGGGATGAGGATGCGATCCGCCGGCGGATGAACGATCTCGCCCGGAGGGCGGTGGAACTGGACCCGAACAACTTTCTTGCGTTTCACGCTCTGGGCCGCGTGCTGATGTTCAACCGCGATGTCGAAGGCGCCATCAGCGCCTTTGACCGCGCGGTGGAGTTGAACCCGTCTTCATCCTTTGCCCGCAATGCCTTGGCGCAAGCGCTGTCCTTCGTCGGCAGAACCGAAGAAGCGCTTGAGGAGATCGCTGATATCGAGCTGATCGATCCGATCTATGGGCATGACACGAACTGGACCAAGGCACGGATACAGTGGCAAATAGGTGCCTGCGACGAGGCATTAGATACGTTCACGGCCGCGCCTTCGATGCCAGCGGCCGCAAACAAGACGCTCGCCGCGATCTATCAGTGTGTGGGTAGAGCGGACGAGGCCAAGGCTGCCATACAGGCTTTCCTCAAAGAACACCCGGAATGGAGCGTGGCACGCGAACGGTCAGTGATCACGGGCATGTGGACAGCACCGGGACTGGCAGATCGCTGGCTTTCAGCGCTGGCGGCTTCGGGCATGCCCTTCTAA
- a CDS encoding HNH endonuclease translates to MERRPRGNCAACHRRAGKAYNLRKAAAPGSHTEAEWLVHAATFSHCPGCGRSWDVVERPNGQKRPYTKGHIVALIDGGSNGIENLRPECARCNYGGPGVGFRSKTSGRPSMR, encoded by the coding sequence ATGGAACGCCGTCCGCGTGGTAATTGTGCTGCTTGTCACCGCCGTGCGGGCAAGGCCTATAATTTGCGCAAGGCCGCGGCGCCTGGTTCACATACCGAGGCCGAATGGCTCGTTCACGCTGCGACGTTCTCCCACTGCCCTGGGTGTGGGCGGTCCTGGGATGTCGTCGAGCGCCCTAACGGTCAGAAGCGGCCTTATACAAAAGGCCATATCGTGGCGCTAATCGATGGCGGCTCAAACGGGATCGAGAATCTCCGCCCGGAATGTGCGCGGTGCAACTACGGAGGGCCTGGGGTGGGTTTTCGCTCGAAAACAAGCGGCCGTCCGTCCATGAGATAG
- a CDS encoding tetratricopeptide repeat protein — protein MIGRGARRDAQILQAVGWKIVQFVDLLSHPEMASDPAQKGAHGIAELGAGYSEYAGHRGLHLEVSTRHLRAPLQTQRNFGLRRTVRNAIIPSKVARRAQNAAFHTFGSAMAQLVLHLTGPFRAENGGVVLNGLSRRAEGLLAYLSCQPGMRAERGAIADLLWSDRGEAQARASLRQELSVLRKTLGDVIAADRQRVWLDPDGVACPKGQGDFLQGFDLPSEAFEAWLRAMRQREIPALVRPEKAAKGERPSLAVLRFEEIGASAPDMFAIGIVEEITGALSRCRDFDVIARQSVFMLHLTPTALPDIARKLGAQYLLEGSVQRAGDRVRISVQLVNGEDGHTRWAERFDDRLDDLFELQDRIATHVAGQLSPNLRAAEILRARRQPPEVRSAYDLLLTALPHFWVHDPDENRRALALLDQAIARDPDAAHALAMKSWCHAQECCYLWSLTPERARAASRAAFERALPLARDHSATITALSATAALSLRDFATSEDLARRALDLDPNNAWGWLRLGWVAVYRGRQEEALGHFDRAEDLSPLDPFLFNIDFGRSAAKRALGRLNEALEHIEKGMRAAPKAHWAYRMLFGTLWLMGERDRAIDAGHKWLAAHPGLSTEILLGGLPSWKHDPEYLDVLRNYKALLTE, from the coding sequence GTGATTGGCCGCGGTGCGCGGCGCGATGCCCAGATCCTCCAAGCGGTCGGATGGAAGATTGTTCAGTTCGTGGATCTCCTTTCGCATCCGGAGATGGCGAGCGATCCGGCGCAAAAGGGAGCTCATGGGATTGCGGAACTCGGTGCGGGCTATAGCGAATATGCGGGGCATCGGGGTCTCCATCTTGAGGTTTCGACGAGACATCTTCGCGCGCCGCTGCAAACCCAGCGCAATTTTGGGCTGCGGAGAACCGTCCGAAATGCAATAATCCCGTCAAAAGTCGCGCGCAGAGCGCAAAATGCGGCATTCCACACATTCGGATCTGCAATGGCTCAGCTTGTTCTACATCTTACAGGTCCTTTTCGCGCCGAGAATGGCGGCGTCGTTCTGAATGGTCTCAGCCGGCGCGCGGAAGGGCTCCTTGCCTACCTGTCGTGTCAACCGGGGATGCGCGCGGAACGCGGGGCCATTGCGGATCTCTTGTGGTCGGATCGGGGTGAGGCGCAGGCACGGGCCTCTTTGCGGCAGGAATTGTCTGTTCTGCGAAAAACGCTGGGAGACGTGATCGCCGCTGACCGGCAGAGGGTCTGGCTCGATCCAGATGGGGTCGCTTGCCCGAAGGGGCAGGGCGACTTCCTCCAAGGCTTCGATCTGCCATCCGAAGCCTTCGAGGCCTGGCTGCGCGCCATGCGGCAAAGGGAGATACCGGCGCTGGTGCGCCCCGAAAAGGCTGCCAAAGGAGAGCGACCATCCCTGGCCGTTTTGCGCTTTGAAGAAATTGGCGCATCCGCGCCCGACATGTTCGCAATCGGCATCGTCGAAGAGATCACCGGCGCGCTTAGCCGATGTCGGGATTTCGATGTGATCGCGCGGCAATCGGTCTTCATGTTGCATTTGACGCCCACTGCTTTACCCGACATAGCGCGAAAGCTTGGTGCGCAATACCTGCTGGAAGGATCGGTGCAGCGGGCAGGGGACCGCGTGCGAATCTCGGTGCAATTGGTCAATGGCGAGGATGGGCACACGCGCTGGGCCGAGCGGTTCGATGACCGGCTGGACGATCTGTTCGAACTTCAGGATCGCATCGCGACCCATGTTGCAGGGCAGCTTTCGCCGAACCTTCGTGCCGCGGAGATCCTGCGGGCCCGCCGGCAACCGCCCGAAGTGCGCAGCGCTTATGACCTCCTGCTAACGGCCTTGCCGCACTTTTGGGTCCACGATCCCGATGAAAATCGTCGCGCACTGGCGCTCCTTGACCAAGCGATTGCGCGGGATCCCGATGCGGCACATGCACTCGCGATGAAGTCGTGGTGCCATGCGCAGGAATGCTGCTATCTGTGGTCGCTGACACCTGAGCGGGCCAGGGCTGCAAGTCGCGCCGCCTTCGAGCGCGCGCTGCCGCTGGCCCGGGACCATTCGGCGACGATCACGGCGCTCAGTGCAACAGCCGCGCTCAGCTTGCGGGATTTCGCAACCTCCGAAGATCTTGCGCGCAGGGCTCTCGATCTTGATCCGAACAACGCATGGGGCTGGCTGCGGCTTGGATGGGTTGCGGTTTATCGCGGCCGGCAGGAAGAGGCTTTGGGTCATTTTGACCGTGCTGAGGATCTCAGTCCGCTTGATCCTTTCCTCTTCAACATTGACTTCGGCCGCTCTGCGGCGAAGCGCGCTCTCGGACGCCTCAATGAGGCGCTTGAGCATATCGAGAAGGGTATGCGTGCGGCTCCCAAAGCACATTGGGCGTATCGTATGCTCTTCGGAACGCTTTGGCTGATGGGCGAGCGGGACAGAGCAATTGATGCCGGACATAAGTGGCTGGCCGCCCATCCAGGCCTTTCGACAGAGATCTTGCTCGGTGGCCTTCCCTCTTGGAAACATGATCCCGAATACTTGGATGTCCTGCGAAACTACAAAGCACTTCTTACAGAATAA